In one Candidatus Caccoplasma merdavium genomic region, the following are encoded:
- a CDS encoding peptidyl-prolyl cis-trans isomerase, with product MRPGYLPTTIAALLLSFSACTLDKKEIPGAIVSVGDRYLTREMLAQVIPNGLSPRDSSAFADAYVRHWAEDELVYDAAQKNIPDVEKIDMLVDKYRRELFVHEYQKQILSAKLDNEISNDAVRNYYRTHLDKFVLKTPIIKGLFLKVAETSPELKNLKKWYRSKDHGAVENIEKYTLHNIINYDYFYDRWVSFDEVLGAIPYQVSDANRFLQTHTYIEVNEDGYWYLLNISDYLPAGANMPLDFARTQIEEILLNQKRMDFLHQMNNELYQEALENRKIKYYGRVY from the coding sequence ATGCGTCCAGGCTATCTACCAACCACAATCGCCGCGCTGCTGCTTTCCTTCTCGGCATGTACCCTCGATAAGAAAGAGATCCCGGGAGCCATCGTCAGTGTGGGAGACCGATATCTCACCCGTGAGATGCTTGCACAAGTTATTCCCAACGGTCTTTCGCCCCGCGACAGCAGTGCCTTTGCCGACGCGTATGTGCGCCATTGGGCCGAAGACGAGCTCGTGTATGATGCCGCCCAAAAGAACATACCCGATGTGGAGAAAATCGATATGTTGGTCGATAAATATCGCCGGGAACTTTTCGTGCATGAATATCAGAAACAAATACTCAGCGCCAAACTCGATAACGAAATATCAAATGATGCCGTGCGGAATTATTACCGTACCCATCTCGACAAGTTTGTATTGAAAACCCCTATCATCAAAGGTCTTTTCTTAAAAGTCGCAGAGACGTCACCCGAGCTGAAAAACCTGAAAAAATGGTATCGCAGCAAAGACCATGGCGCCGTAGAAAATATCGAGAAATATACGCTCCACAACATTATCAACTACGACTATTTCTATGACCGGTGGGTCTCGTTCGATGAGGTTTTGGGGGCAATCCCATATCAAGTAAGCGATGCCAACCGTTTCTTGCAAACCCATACCTATATCGAGGTCAATGAAGACGGTTATTGGTATTTGTTGAACATCAGCGACTATCTGCCCGCAGGAGCAAATATGCCGCTCGATTTCGCCCGCACGCAAATCGAAGAGATTTTGTTGAACCAAAAACGCATGGACTTCTTGCATCAAATGAATAACGAACTCTACCAAGAAGCTCTCGAAAATCGAAAGATAAAGTATTATGGCCGGGTATATTGA
- a CDS encoding peptidylprolyl isomerase, translating into MKKNLFLTTLISCLIAGNMTFAQSPSPTPGVVDEIVWIVGDEAILLSDVEAQYRAMQSQGQRINGDPYCVIPEQIAIQKLFLTQARLDSVFVTESEVFSNVEQRINTWINSIGSKEKVEEYFNATIPQLREELSSTVRDQLTVSAMQRKLVAEVKVSPADVRRFYASYSTDSLPYIPVQVEVQLIRVDPLIPQQEIDDIKARLREYSERITSGEAEFSTLAILYSEDPMSARRGGELGFFSRADMLPEFTNVAFSLNDPKKVSKIVETEFGYHIIQLIEKRGDRINCRHILLRPRVSSEELNQTMARMDTLRQDIVDNKITFEEAAQYVSQDKETRNNKGLMVNMSETGVSTTKFQMDQLPQEIAKIVDKMEVGEISQPFTMIDQKRGKEVVAMVKLKARIPGHKANVSNDFQILKGIVEEHKRNELIDNWIREKQKETYIRIKEGWDDCEFTYDGWIKK; encoded by the coding sequence ATGAAAAAGAATTTATTTCTCACAACACTCATAAGTTGCCTTATTGCCGGCAACATGACTTTTGCCCAATCGCCATCTCCGACCCCCGGTGTAGTCGATGAAATCGTGTGGATAGTCGGTGACGAAGCCATACTGCTTTCCGATGTCGAGGCTCAATACCGTGCCATGCAAAGCCAAGGACAGCGCATCAATGGAGACCCTTATTGCGTCATTCCCGAGCAAATCGCCATACAGAAACTTTTTCTGACGCAAGCTCGTCTCGACAGTGTATTTGTTACCGAGTCGGAAGTTTTCTCCAATGTCGAACAGCGCATCAATACCTGGATCAACTCGATAGGCTCCAAAGAAAAGGTCGAAGAGTATTTCAACGCGACCATACCTCAGTTACGGGAGGAATTGTCATCGACCGTTCGCGACCAGTTGACGGTATCAGCCATGCAACGGAAATTGGTTGCGGAAGTAAAAGTGTCTCCGGCCGATGTGCGCCGTTTTTATGCCAGCTACTCGACAGACAGTCTTCCTTATATCCCGGTACAAGTCGAAGTGCAACTGATACGGGTCGACCCCCTCATTCCCCAACAGGAAATCGATGATATAAAAGCCCGCCTGCGTGAATACAGCGAACGGATCACATCGGGTGAAGCCGAATTTTCGACATTGGCCATCTTGTATTCCGAAGACCCCATGTCGGCTCGCCGAGGAGGAGAATTAGGCTTTTTCAGCCGGGCCGATATGCTTCCTGAATTTACCAACGTCGCTTTCTCGCTCAATGACCCTAAGAAAGTTTCCAAAATTGTTGAGACGGAATTTGGGTATCACATCATACAGTTGATAGAGAAACGAGGCGACCGCATCAACTGCCGCCACATTCTCCTAAGACCGAGGGTGTCGAGTGAAGAACTCAACCAAACCATGGCCCGCATGGATACCCTCAGACAAGATATTGTCGACAACAAAATCACCTTCGAAGAGGCTGCCCAATATGTGTCGCAAGACAAGGAGACCCGCAATAACAAAGGTCTTATGGTGAATATGTCCGAAACCGGCGTATCGACTACCAAATTCCAAATGGACCAACTCCCGCAGGAAATTGCAAAAATCGTAGACAAAATGGAGGTGGGAGAGATTTCTCAACCCTTCACCATGATCGACCAAAAACGCGGCAAAGAAGTGGTAGCCATGGTGAAACTGAAAGCGCGCATTCCCGGCCATAAGGCAAATGTGTCGAACGATTTTCAGATATTGAAGGGCATTGTCGAGGAACATAAACGTAATGAATTGATTGATAACTGGATTCGCGAAAAACAGAAAGAGACCTATATCCGCATCAAGGAAGGGTGGGACGATTGCGAGTTCACATACGATGGTTGGATCAAGAAATAA